One segment of Bradyrhizobium sp. WD16 DNA contains the following:
- the fliI gene encoding flagellar protein export ATPase FliI, whose protein sequence is MKALAEQIADIDGVNIYGRVVGVRGLMVEIAGPIHVMSVGARIVVETGQDRTIPCEVIGFSGSNAVVMPFAGLEGVRRGCRAVIATSAGQVRPSPAWLGRVINAMAEPIDGKGPLQLGPSPVPYRNAPPPAHSRRRVGAPLDLGVRALNTFLTCCRGQRMGIFAGSGVGKSVLLSMLARNVDADISVIGLIGERGREVQEFLQDDLGDEGLARSVVVVATSDEPALMRRQAAYLTLAIAEHFRDENKDVLCLMDSVTRFAMAQREIGLSAGEPPTAKGYTPTVFTELPKLLERAGPGTGDGTITGIFTVLVDGDDHNEPVADAVRGILDGHIVMERAIAERGRYPAINVLKSVSRTMPRSADPEFLPVIKRGRQVMATYADMEELIRLGAYRAGSSEEVDEAIRLHGPLEDFLRQAKEESTHILDGYQRLAQIVGRSETER, encoded by the coding sequence ATGAAAGCGCTGGCCGAACAGATCGCCGACATCGACGGCGTCAATATTTATGGCCGTGTTGTGGGCGTGCGTGGCCTGATGGTCGAGATCGCCGGGCCGATCCACGTGATGTCGGTGGGCGCGCGAATTGTCGTCGAGACCGGACAGGATCGGACCATCCCCTGCGAAGTGATCGGTTTTTCCGGCAGCAATGCGGTGGTCATGCCTTTCGCCGGGCTGGAGGGGGTGCGCCGGGGCTGCCGCGCCGTCATCGCCACGTCGGCCGGCCAGGTCCGACCGTCGCCGGCCTGGCTCGGCCGCGTCATCAATGCCATGGCGGAGCCGATCGACGGCAAGGGGCCGCTGCAGCTCGGCCCCTCGCCGGTCCCTTATCGCAATGCGCCGCCGCCGGCCCATTCGCGCCGGCGGGTGGGGGCGCCGCTCGATCTCGGGGTCCGGGCCCTCAACACCTTCCTGACCTGCTGCCGTGGCCAGCGCATGGGCATTTTCGCCGGCTCCGGTGTCGGCAAGTCGGTGCTGCTGTCGATGCTGGCGCGCAACGTCGATGCCGACATCTCGGTGATCGGCCTGATCGGCGAACGCGGCCGCGAGGTGCAGGAGTTCCTCCAGGACGATCTCGGCGACGAGGGCCTGGCGCGCTCCGTCGTGGTGGTGGCGACCTCGGACGAACCGGCGCTGATGCGCCGCCAGGCCGCCTATCTGACGCTGGCGATCGCCGAGCACTTCCGCGACGAGAACAAGGATGTGCTGTGCCTGATGGATTCGGTGACTCGCTTTGCCATGGCGCAGCGCGAGATCGGACTGTCCGCCGGCGAGCCGCCGACCGCCAAGGGCTATACGCCCACCGTCTTCACCGAACTGCCCAAGCTGCTGGAACGCGCCGGCCCCGGCACCGGCGATGGCACCATCACCGGGATCTTCACCGTGCTGGTCGACGGTGACGATCACAACGAACCGGTCGCCGATGCCGTGCGCGGCATTCTCGACGGCCACATCGTCATGGAACGCGCGATCGCCGAGCGCGGGCGCTATCCGGCCATCAACGTCCTCAAGTCGGTGTCGCGCACCATGCCGCGATCGGCCGACCCGGAGTTCCTGCCGGTGATCAAGCGAGGCCGCCAGGTGATGGCGACTTACGCCGATATGGAGGAACTGATCCGGCTGGGCGCCTACCGGGCAGGATCCAGCGAGGAGGTCGACGAGGCCATCCGCCTGCACGGGCCGCTGGAGGATTTCCTGCGTCAGGCCAAGGAGGAGTCCACCCACATCCTGGACGGGTACCAGAGGCTCGCTCAAATTGTCGGACGGTCGGAAACGGAACGCTAA
- the chpT gene encoding histidine phosphotransferase ChpT: MSGTPASGPAPDALELAALLCSRVCHDLISPVGAIVNGLEVLDDNPKEDDREFALDLIRKSARTASARLQFCRLAFGAAGSAGAQIDLGDAQNMARGHMEDDKTKLTWNLPRLLLPKNRVKLLLNMLVIAQHTIPRGGMITVEPVGEGETMSFVLRSTGLNARVPQNIADILAAETPGTVDAHAVQPYYTRLLAQACGLKVTLALEGDGVTVTAA, from the coding sequence ATGTCCGGCACCCCCGCCAGCGGTCCTGCTCCCGACGCCCTCGAACTTGCCGCGCTGCTGTGTTCGCGGGTGTGTCACGACCTCATCAGCCCCGTGGGTGCGATCGTCAACGGCCTCGAAGTGCTGGATGACAATCCCAAGGAAGACGACCGCGAGTTCGCTCTCGACTTGATCCGCAAGAGCGCGCGCACCGCCTCGGCGAGGCTGCAGTTCTGCCGGCTCGCCTTCGGCGCGGCCGGCTCGGCCGGCGCGCAGATCGACCTCGGCGATGCCCAGAACATGGCCCGCGGCCACATGGAAGACGACAAGACCAAGCTGACCTGGAATCTGCCGCGGCTGCTGCTGCCGAAGAATCGGGTGAAGCTCCTGCTCAACATGCTGGTGATCGCCCAGCACACCATTCCGCGCGGCGGCATGATCACCGTCGAGCCTGTGGGCGAGGGCGAGACCATGAGCTTTGTGCTCCGGTCCACCGGATTGAACGCGCGTGTCCCGCAGAACATCGCCGACATTCTCGCCGCCGAGACGCCGGGGACCGTCGACGCCCACGCGGTGCAGCCCTATTACACCCGCCTTCTGGCGCAGGCCTGCGGGCTCAAGGTGACGCTGGCGCTCGAGGGCGACGGCGTGACCGTAACGGCAGCCTGA
- the ctrA gene encoding response regulator transcription factor CtrA yields the protein MRVLLIEDDSAVAQSIELMLKSESFNVYTTDLGEEGVDLGKLYDYDIILLDLNLPDMSGYDVLKQLRVSKIKTPILILSGLAGIEDKVKGLGVGADDYMTKPFHKDELIARIHAIVRRSKGHAQSVIQTGDLVVNLDTKTVEVGGQRVHLTGKEYQMLELLSLRKGTTLTKEMFLNHLYGGMDEPELKIIDVFICKLRKKLANASDGRNFIETVWGRGYVLREPHEEDERIPA from the coding sequence ATGCGCGTATTGCTGATAGAAGATGACAGCGCCGTCGCGCAGTCGATCGAACTCATGCTGAAGTCCGAGAGCTTCAACGTCTACACGACGGATCTCGGCGAAGAGGGCGTCGACCTCGGCAAGCTTTATGACTACGACATCATCCTGCTTGATCTGAACCTCCCGGACATGTCCGGTTACGACGTTCTCAAGCAGCTGCGCGTCTCCAAGATCAAGACGCCAATCCTGATCCTGTCCGGACTCGCCGGCATTGAAGACAAGGTCAAGGGCCTCGGCGTCGGCGCCGACGACTACATGACCAAGCCGTTCCACAAGGACGAGCTGATCGCCCGCATCCACGCCATCGTCCGCCGCTCCAAGGGGCATGCCCAGTCGGTCATCCAGACCGGCGACCTGGTGGTCAATCTCGATACCAAGACGGTGGAAGTCGGCGGCCAGCGCGTCCACCTGACCGGCAAGGAGTACCAGATGCTGGAGCTGCTTTCGCTCCGCAAGGGCACCACCCTCACCAAGGAAATGTTCCTCAATCACCTCTATGGCGGCATGGACGAGCCGGAGCTGAAGATCATCGACGTCTTCATCTGCAAGCTGCGCAAGAAGCTAGCGAACGCCTCCGACGGCCGCAACTTCATCGAGACGGTGTGGGGCCGCGGCTACGTGCTGCGCGAGCCGCACGAGGAAGACGAGCGGATCCCCGCCTGA
- a CDS encoding chemotaxis protein CheW: protein MTTKSDEVQSGLTEYVTTMIGGQLFGLPISRVQDVFMPERLTRVPLASADVAGVLNLRGRIVTAIDMRSRLGLPKKEDGRPAMAVGVEFRGESYGLLIDTIGEVLKLANDTREVNPVNLDPRMAKLAGGVHRLDGQLMVVLDVDRVLEISAEKLAA, encoded by the coding sequence ATGACGACCAAGAGCGACGAAGTCCAGAGCGGCCTCACCGAATACGTGACCACAATGATCGGCGGCCAGCTGTTCGGCTTGCCGATCTCGCGCGTCCAGGATGTCTTCATGCCCGAGCGATTGACCCGTGTGCCGCTGGCCTCGGCCGACGTCGCCGGCGTGCTCAACCTGCGCGGCCGCATCGTCACGGCGATCGACATGCGCTCGCGTCTCGGTCTGCCGAAGAAGGAAGACGGCCGGCCGGCCATGGCTGTGGGTGTCGAATTCCGCGGCGAATCCTACGGTCTGCTCATCGACACGATCGGCGAGGTGCTCAAGCTGGCCAACGATACCCGCGAGGTCAACCCGGTCAATCTCGACCCCCGGATGGCCAAGCTGGCGGGCGGCGTCCACCGGCTGGATGGCCAGCTCATGGTGGTGCTCGACGTCGACCGCGTGCTGGAGATTTCCGCCGAGAAGCTGGCAGCCTAA
- a CDS encoding chemotaxis response regulator protein-glutamate methylesterase: MSFAAATARASVATPSGPIRVMVVDDSVVIRGMISRWIDAEPDLRVAASVRTGLEAVQTLERANPDVVVLDIEMPDLDGISALPQLLAKKRDLVVIMASTLTRRNAEISFKALSLGAADYVPKPESTREAGAADTFKRDLLFKIRQFGARLRRPVHAPSIVPAPAPEKARVVPPPAAHAPISLRPFGLTAPRVLLIGSSTGGPQALLTLVAEIGPVIDRVPVLITQHMPPTFTTILAEHLGRASGRPAHEGVDGEAIVPGRIYLAPGGRHMRIMRKGAGAAIALDDGPQINFCKPAVDPMFASAIEVWQSGVLAVVLTGMGSDGMRGGKAIVEAGGSVIAQDEATSVVWGMPGAAAQAGICAAVLPLDQIGPKVVRMFSGGRA; this comes from the coding sequence ATGAGTTTTGCCGCAGCGACTGCCCGTGCGTCAGTGGCGACGCCTTCGGGTCCGATCCGTGTCATGGTTGTCGACGACTCCGTCGTCATTCGCGGCATGATCTCGCGCTGGATCGACGCCGAGCCTGATCTCAGGGTCGCTGCTTCGGTGCGCACCGGCCTCGAGGCGGTGCAGACGCTCGAGCGCGCCAATCCCGATGTGGTGGTGCTGGACATCGAGATGCCCGATCTCGACGGCATCTCGGCATTGCCGCAACTGCTCGCCAAGAAGCGCGACCTCGTCGTCATCATGGCCTCGACGCTGACGCGGCGCAACGCGGAGATCAGCTTCAAGGCGCTGTCGCTCGGTGCGGCCGATTACGTGCCCAAGCCCGAGAGCACCCGCGAGGCCGGCGCCGCCGACACCTTCAAGCGCGATCTTTTGTTCAAGATCCGGCAGTTCGGCGCCCGGCTGCGCCGGCCGGTCCATGCGCCGTCGATCGTGCCTGCGCCGGCGCCGGAGAAGGCGCGGGTGGTGCCGCCGCCGGCGGCTCACGCGCCGATCTCGCTGCGGCCCTTCGGCCTCACGGCGCCGCGCGTCCTGCTGATCGGCTCGTCGACCGGCGGCCCGCAGGCGCTGCTGACGCTCGTCGCCGAAATCGGACCGGTGATCGACCGCGTCCCGGTGCTGATCACGCAACACATGCCGCCGACCTTCACCACCATCCTCGCCGAGCACCTGGGCCGCGCCAGCGGGCGGCCGGCGCATGAAGGGGTCGACGGCGAGGCGATCGTGCCCGGCCGCATCTACCTCGCTCCCGGCGGCCGGCACATGCGCATCATGCGCAAGGGCGCCGGCGCGGCGATCGCGCTCGACGACGGTCCGCAGATCAATTTCTGCAAGCCGGCGGTCGACCCTATGTTCGCGTCGGCGATCGAGGTCTGGCAGAGCGGTGTACTCGCGGTCGTGCTGACAGGCATGGGATCCGACGGCATGCGCGGCGGCAAGGCGATCGTGGAGGCCGGCGGCAGCGTCATCGCCCAGGATGAGGCCACAAGCGTGGTCTGGGGCATGCCCGGTGCGGCGGCCCAGGCCGGTATTTGCGCCGCGGTGCTGCCGCTCGACCAGATCGGACCGAAAGTCGTCCGCATGTTCTCCGGGGGCCGCGCATGA
- a CDS encoding PleD family two-component system response regulator has protein sequence MKTCLVVDDSSVIRKVARRILEGLDFQITEAEDGEKALDICKRGLPDAVLLDWNMPIMDGYEFLRNLRIMPGGDRPKVVFCTTENDVAHIARALHAGANEYIMKPFDKDIVTAKFHEVGLI, from the coding sequence ATGAAAACGTGTCTGGTGGTCGATGACTCCAGCGTCATTCGCAAGGTGGCGCGGCGTATTCTCGAAGGTCTGGATTTCCAGATCACCGAGGCGGAGGACGGCGAAAAGGCGCTCGACATCTGCAAGCGCGGTCTGCCCGATGCCGTTCTGCTCGACTGGAACATGCCGATCATGGACGGCTACGAGTTCCTGCGGAATCTGCGGATAATGCCGGGCGGCGACCGTCCCAAAGTGGTGTTCTGCACCACCGAGAACGACGTCGCGCATATCGCCCGCGCCCTCCATGCTGGCGCCAACGAATACATCATGAAGCCGTTCGACAAGGATATCGTCACGGCCAAGTTTCATGAAGTCGGGCTGATCTGA
- the fliJ gene encoding flagellar export protein FliJ: MKSRETLIRLKKFQVDEKRRRVAQIEGMIADFQRMAAELEREIQHEQERAGINDPTHFAYPTYAKAAIQRRENLTRSTDELRAQLEDAKTALGEAFEELKKVELLDERDQARERAEESAREQADMDSIGLMRARLGALA, translated from the coding sequence ATGAAGTCACGAGAAACGCTGATCCGCCTGAAGAAATTCCAGGTTGACGAGAAGCGCCGTCGAGTCGCCCAGATTGAGGGCATGATCGCTGATTTCCAGCGGATGGCGGCTGAACTCGAGCGGGAAATCCAGCATGAGCAGGAGCGCGCCGGCATCAACGACCCGACGCATTTCGCCTATCCGACCTATGCCAAGGCGGCGATCCAGCGCCGCGAGAACCTGACACGCTCCACCGACGAACTGCGCGCCCAGCTCGAAGACGCCAAGACCGCGCTCGGCGAAGCCTTCGAGGAGCTCAAGAAGGTCGAATTGCTCGATGAGCGCGACCAGGCCCGGGAACGGGCCGAGGAAAGCGCCCGCGAGCAGGCGGATATGGACAGCATCGGCCTGATGCGCGCCCGTCTCGGCGCGCTCGCCTGA
- a CDS encoding protein-glutamate O-methyltransferase CheR, translating to MTPHDYEYLRKLLKDRSGLVLSSDKQYLVESRLLPLARKAGLPGISELVQKIKAGSERVTVDVVEAMTTNETFFFRDKVPFDHFRNTVIPKLLQARVARKALRIWCAAGSTGQEPYSLAMSIKEMGSQLAGWRIEIIATDLSQEVLEKSKAGIYSQFEVQRGLPIQLLVKYFKQVGDMWQVNADIRAMVQQRQLNLLHDFSALGTFDVIFCRNVLIYFDQETKIAIFNRLARVLEPDGFLALGAAETVVGLTDAFKPYPDCRGLYHPNPQRAAQVTSPTLAPAMTAPRAALRVS from the coding sequence ATGACGCCGCACGATTACGAGTATCTGCGCAAGCTCCTCAAGGACCGGTCCGGCCTCGTGCTGTCGTCGGACAAGCAGTATCTGGTCGAAAGCCGGTTGTTACCGCTCGCCCGCAAGGCGGGCCTGCCGGGCATCTCCGAACTCGTGCAGAAGATCAAGGCGGGGTCCGAGCGGGTGACGGTGGATGTCGTCGAGGCGATGACCACCAACGAGACGTTCTTCTTCCGCGACAAGGTGCCTTTCGACCACTTCCGCAACACCGTGATTCCCAAGCTCCTGCAGGCGCGCGTTGCCCGCAAGGCGCTGCGGATCTGGTGCGCGGCGGGTTCGACCGGCCAGGAGCCCTATTCGCTGGCGATGTCGATCAAGGAGATGGGCTCGCAACTCGCCGGATGGCGCATCGAGATCATCGCGACCGATCTGTCGCAGGAGGTGCTGGAGAAATCGAAGGCCGGCATCTACAGCCAGTTCGAGGTCCAGCGTGGCCTGCCGATCCAGCTCCTCGTGAAGTATTTCAAGCAGGTCGGCGACATGTGGCAGGTCAACGCCGACATTCGCGCGATGGTGCAGCAGCGTCAGCTCAATCTGCTGCACGACTTCTCCGCTCTCGGCACCTTCGATGTGATCTTCTGCCGAAACGTGCTGATCTATTTCGATCAGGAGACCAAGATCGCGATCTTCAACCGGCTTGCCCGCGTGCTCGAGCCGGACGGCTTCCTGGCGCTGGGCGCGGCGGAAACGGTGGTCGGCCTCACCGATGCCTTCAAGCCCTATCCCGACTGCCGCGGCCTGTATCATCCGAACCCGCAGCGCGCCGCCCAGGTGACTTCACCGACGCTGGCGCCGGCGATGACGGCGCCGCGCGCCGCGCTCAGGGTCAGCTGA
- a CDS encoding chemotaxis protein CheW has product MDDLLREFLTETNESLDVVDNQLVKFEQEPNNAKILDNIFRLVHTIKGTCGFLGLPRLEALAHAAETLMGKFRDGLPVTGEAVTLILTTIDRIKDILAQLEATEAEPDGDDHDLIDELHRMAESGAAAAAAEVAEMASPPTAPEAATSGAMPYQILERPLRPGEVSLDELERAFRETAVEAPVPAPAATPAAPAAEAAKAKEAAKDGVKPAKPAVKRGAGEEVAAEGDKVSNQSIRVNVDTLEHLMTMVSELVLTRNQLLEISRRNEDSEFKVPLQRLSSVTAELQEGVMKTRMQPIGNAWQKLPRIVRDLSGELGKHIELEMHGADTELDRQVLDLIKDPLTHMVRNSADHGLETTAERIKAGKPEQGTIRLSAYHEGGHIIICIADNGRGLNTEKIKAKALANGIVSEADLEKMSEAQIHKYIFAPGFSTAAQVTSVSGRGVGMDVVRTNIDQIGGTIDIKSVWGEGTSITIKIPLTLAIVSALIVEAAGDRFAIPQLAVVELVRARANSEHRIERIKNTPVLRLRNKLLPLIHLKRLLKLDNSEAVDEENGFIVVTQVGGQTFGIVVDGVFHTEEIVVKPMSTMLRHIGMFSGNTILGDGAVIMIVDPNGIAQAFGTAIDAHHQIAEEHAASRASAAEPLTSMLVFRAGTEQHKAVPLALVTRLEELPTDKIELSNGRYMVQYRDQLMPLVQIEGVEIRTSGVQPILVFADDGRAMGLVVDEIIDIVEERLVIEVASGRDGVLGSAVIKGQATEVIDVGYYLPMAFADWFTRKEMRASTSAQAVLLVDDSAFFRNMLAPVLKAAGYRVSLATNGQEGLGVLRAGQRFDAILTDIEMPDMNGFEFAEAIRADRKLSTTPIIGLSSLISPAAIERGRQAGFHDYVAKFDRPGLIAALKEQTSAAELHQAA; this is encoded by the coding sequence ATGGACGATCTTCTTCGTGAATTTCTGACGGAGACCAACGAGAGTCTCGATGTCGTCGACAATCAGCTGGTGAAATTCGAGCAGGAGCCGAACAACGCCAAGATCCTCGACAACATTTTCCGCCTCGTTCACACCATCAAGGGCACCTGCGGCTTCCTCGGCCTGCCGCGCCTGGAAGCGCTGGCCCACGCCGCCGAGACCCTGATGGGCAAGTTTCGCGACGGCCTGCCGGTAACCGGCGAGGCTGTGACGCTGATCCTCACCACCATCGACCGCATCAAGGATATTCTCGCCCAGCTCGAAGCCACCGAGGCCGAGCCCGACGGCGACGACCACGATCTGATCGACGAACTGCATCGCATGGCTGAAAGCGGCGCCGCCGCTGCCGCGGCCGAAGTCGCCGAGATGGCGTCGCCGCCGACCGCGCCGGAAGCCGCCACCAGCGGCGCGATGCCCTACCAGATCCTGGAGCGGCCGCTGCGTCCCGGCGAGGTCTCGCTCGATGAACTCGAGCGGGCGTTCCGCGAGACCGCGGTCGAGGCGCCGGTCCCGGCGCCGGCCGCCACACCCGCCGCGCCGGCGGCTGAAGCGGCGAAGGCGAAAGAGGCCGCCAAGGATGGCGTCAAGCCGGCCAAGCCCGCCGTCAAGCGCGGTGCCGGCGAGGAGGTCGCCGCCGAAGGCGACAAGGTTTCCAACCAGTCGATCCGCGTCAACGTCGACACCCTCGAGCACCTGATGACCATGGTCTCCGAGCTGGTGCTGACCCGCAACCAGCTGCTCGAGATCAGCCGGCGCAACGAAGACAGCGAATTCAAGGTGCCGCTGCAGCGGCTCTCCAGCGTCACCGCCGAACTGCAGGAAGGCGTCATGAAGACGCGGATGCAGCCGATCGGCAACGCCTGGCAGAAGCTGCCGCGCATCGTCCGCGACCTCTCGGGCGAACTCGGCAAGCATATCGAGCTCGAGATGCACGGCGCCGATACCGAACTCGATCGCCAGGTGCTCGACCTGATCAAGGATCCGCTCACCCACATGGTGCGCAACTCCGCCGACCATGGCCTCGAGACGACCGCCGAGCGCATCAAGGCCGGCAAGCCCGAGCAGGGCACCATTCGCCTGTCCGCCTATCACGAGGGCGGCCACATCATCATCTGCATCGCCGACAACGGCCGCGGCCTCAACACCGAGAAGATCAAGGCCAAGGCGCTCGCCAACGGCATCGTCTCCGAGGCCGATCTCGAGAAGATGTCCGAGGCGCAGATCCACAAATACATCTTCGCGCCTGGCTTCTCGACCGCCGCCCAGGTCACCAGCGTGTCCGGCCGCGGCGTCGGCATGGACGTGGTGCGCACCAATATCGATCAGATCGGCGGCACCATCGACATCAAGTCGGTGTGGGGCGAGGGCACCAGCATCACCATCAAGATCCCGCTGACGCTCGCCATCGTCTCGGCATTGATCGTCGAGGCGGCCGGCGACCGTTTCGCGATCCCGCAGCTCGCGGTGGTCGAACTGGTGCGTGCCCGCGCCAATTCGGAACATCGCATCGAGCGCATCAAGAATACGCCGGTGCTGCGTCTGCGCAACAAGCTGTTGCCGCTGATCCACCTCAAGCGCCTGCTCAAGCTCGACAACAGCGAGGCGGTCGACGAGGAGAACGGCTTCATCGTCGTCACCCAGGTCGGCGGCCAGACTTTCGGTATCGTCGTCGACGGTGTGTTCCACACCGAGGAAATCGTGGTCAAGCCGATGTCGACCATGCTGCGTCACATCGGCATGTTCTCCGGCAACACCATTCTCGGTGACGGCGCGGTGATCATGATCGTCGATCCCAATGGCATCGCCCAGGCATTCGGCACCGCGATCGACGCCCATCACCAGATCGCCGAGGAGCACGCGGCGTCGCGGGCCTCGGCCGCCGAACCGCTGACATCGATGCTGGTGTTCCGCGCCGGCACCGAGCAGCACAAGGCGGTTCCGCTCGCGCTGGTCACCCGTCTCGAGGAACTGCCGACCGACAAGATCGAGCTGTCCAACGGCCGCTACATGGTCCAGTACCGCGATCAGCTGATGCCGCTGGTGCAGATCGAGGGAGTCGAGATCCGCACCTCCGGGGTGCAGCCGATCCTGGTGTTCGCCGACGACGGGCGCGCGATGGGTCTCGTGGTCGACGAGATCATCGACATCGTCGAGGAGCGTCTCGTCATCGAGGTGGCGAGCGGCCGCGACGGCGTGCTCGGTTCGGCGGTGATCAAGGGGCAGGCGACCGAGGTGATCGACGTCGGCTATTACCTGCCGATGGCCTTCGCCGACTGGTTCACCCGCAAGGAGATGAGGGCTTCGACTTCGGCGCAGGCAGTGCTGCTGGTCGACGACTCCGCCTTCTTCCGCAACATGCTGGCGCCGGTGCTCAAGGCCGCCGGCTACAGGGTCTCGCTGGCGACCAACGGCCAGGAAGGGCTCGGCGTGCTGCGCGCCGGCCAGAGGTTCGATGCCATCCTGACCGACATCGAGATGCCGGACATGAACGGGTTCGAATTCGCCGAGGCGATCCGGGCCGACCGCAAGCTCAGCACCACGCCGATCATCGGGCTGTCTTCGCTGATTTCGCCGGCGGCGATCGAGCGCGGCCGCCAGGCCGGTTTCCACGACTACGTCGCCAAGTTCGACCGGCCCGGCCTGATCGCCGCGCTGAAGGAACAGACTTCGGCGGCGGAACTGCATCAGGCGGCGTGA
- a CDS encoding GatB/YqeY domain-containing protein, producing MLRDDINTAVKEAMKAKDERKLSTLRMVNSTIKNADIEARGQGKPPLADEDLLGLLQKMIKQRQEAVELYEKGGRAELAAQERAEIVVISAYLPQQLSEDEVKAAIAALIAETGAAGIKDMGKVIGGLKAKYAGKMDFAKASALVKAALAG from the coding sequence ATGCTGCGCGACGATATCAATACCGCGGTCAAGGAGGCCATGAAGGCCAAGGACGAGCGCAAGCTGTCGACGCTGCGCATGGTCAACTCCACGATCAAGAATGCCGACATCGAGGCGCGCGGCCAGGGCAAGCCGCCGCTCGCCGACGAAGACCTGCTCGGTCTCCTGCAGAAGATGATCAAGCAGCGCCAGGAAGCGGTGGAGCTCTACGAGAAGGGCGGCCGCGCCGAACTCGCCGCCCAGGAGCGCGCCGAGATCGTCGTGATCAGCGCCTATCTGCCCCAGCAGTTGTCCGAGGACGAGGTCAAGGCGGCGATCGCGGCGCTGATCGCAGAGACCGGCGCCGCCGGCATCAAGGACATGGGCAAGGTGATCGGCGGCCTCAAGGCGAAATATGCCGGCAAGATGGACTTCGCCAAGGCGAGTGCGCTGGTCAAGGCCGCGCTCGCCGGCTGA
- a CDS encoding 3'(2'),5'-bisphosphate nucleotidase CysQ has translation MTGRIIECDEALRLLPAFTELVAEAGLAILAIARDALEVTGKSDGSPVTAADLAADRVLLDGLARLAPGVTVVSEERCTAGATGTACHVLVDPLDGTKEFVAGRDEYTVNLALIRAGRPLLGIVGAPALGVIWRGIVGCGAERLTLDASGGVAQATPIRTRALPATGWVAAVSRSHGDARTEAFIAGRPGAERRTMGSAVKFAKVAEGEADIYPRLAPTSEWDVAAGHAVVEAAGGMVTGADGQPLVFGAAADHIVPAFIAWGDPKAAGPAARF, from the coding sequence GTGACAGGACGAATCATCGAGTGCGACGAAGCCTTACGGCTGCTGCCGGCATTCACGGAGCTCGTGGCCGAGGCCGGGCTCGCAATCCTCGCCATCGCCCGTGATGCGCTCGAGGTGACCGGCAAGAGCGACGGCTCGCCGGTGACCGCCGCCGATCTCGCCGCCGACCGGGTGCTGCTGGACGGGTTGGCGCGCCTCGCCCCCGGGGTCACGGTGGTGTCCGAGGAACGTTGCACCGCTGGCGCCACCGGCACCGCGTGTCATGTCCTGGTCGATCCGCTCGACGGCACCAAGGAATTCGTCGCCGGGAGGGACGAATACACGGTCAATCTGGCCCTGATCCGCGCCGGCCGCCCCCTGCTCGGCATCGTCGGCGCCCCGGCCCTGGGGGTGATCTGGCGCGGCATCGTCGGCTGCGGCGCCGAGCGGCTGACCCTGGACGCGAGCGGCGGCGTTGCGCAGGCGACGCCGATCCGCACCCGCGCCTTGCCGGCAACCGGCTGGGTCGCCGCCGTCAGCCGCTCCCATGGCGACGCCCGGACCGAGGCCTTCATCGCCGGCCGGCCCGGGGCGGAGCGGCGGACCATGGGATCGGCCGTCAAATTCGCCAAGGTCGCCGAGGGCGAGGCCGACATTTACCCCCGCCTGGCGCCGACCTCCGAATGGGACGTTGCCGCCGGCCACGCCGTGGTCGAAGCCGCTGGCGGCATGGTCACCGGCGCCGACGGCCAGCCGCTGGTGTTCGGGGCCGCCGCCGACCACATCGTGCCGGCCTTCATCGCCTGGGGCGATCCCAAGGCCGCCGGGCCGGCGGCTCGTTTCTAA